In the Fimbriiglobus ruber genome, TCACCTCGGCCAACATCTTCTGGTACGACGTGCCATAGTCCTTCTTAATGTCCTCCATTGTGGGCAGCGGGTCGTTCTTCTTGTTCTTCTCGTTGTTCTTTTTCACGCGCTCCTGGGCCTGCTTGAGTTCCTTATCCAGCACCGCCGCCGCGGGGAGTCCGGCCGAGGGCGGGCGGAAGTTCTTGTAGAGCGAGTGGCCGCCCCAGGCGGTCTTGACCAGAAGCACCGGCTCAGTGAAGTGGTCGCCCATGACGGTGCCGAACTCCAACTCGGGGCCAGTCCGGCCGGGGGAGCCGTAGCCCACGGTGAGCGGCCCCTTGCGCTCAAGGAACTTGATAAACACGTCGTCGCGGACGGCCCATTTGTCATCTTTGCGGAGGTGGGTGAACAGGTCTTTGGTTTTCGCGTCGGCCGCCTGATGATCGAGCAAGGCGTTGGGCGCCTTGCCCTCCATGTTCGACTGCCCGGCGAGGATGAACACTCGAACCGGCTTGTCGGCCGCGGGCGCGCTGTTCGATTGCTTCGCGGGCGCACTGTGGGCCAGAACGAAGTCCACCAACTCCTGACACTGAAAGAATCCTTCCCACAGGTTGTGCCCTTGCCCCTTCGCGACCTTCAATTCCATTTTGCCGCCCAGTTTCTCGTACCGCCGGGCCACTTCGCCCGAGTTGTCCTTCAGCGGAACGACCGCGTCCACGTCGCCGTGGATGTGGAAGATCGGCACTCCGGCCTTCGCGAGCGGAGCCAACCGTTCGACGGGGTTGTGCTTGTCGAGTTGCTGTTCCAGTTCGGCCCGGGTCAGCCCGTAAGCCCCGCACGCCTTGTCCAGGCCCGGGTAACTCCGGAGGTCGCACACGGGGTAGATGCCCGCGATGCCGGCCACCGATTCGGGGTTCTCGGCCGCCCAGTTGTAGAGCATCAGCCCCCCGCGGCTCCGCGCCAGAAGCACGGGTTTGGGGGAGAACTTTCGGTTGGCCACGAGTTCCTTGTAGAGGGCGGTATAGACCTTCCGCCCGCTCGGGCTGCCATACGACTCGCCGACATCCACCCCCGCGATCGCGATCCCGGCCGCGAGGAACCGCTCGAACATCCAGTTCTCACGAGCCTCCGGCAGATTCGGGAACGTCGGCGCGTACCAGACCCACGGCACCGGACGTTTCGTGTCGACATGCTGGGGCATGATGACGAAAGCCTGGTGCCCGTCGACCTGGAACGCCTGCTTCGGCGGCACCGCCGCTTTCTCCTCGGCCGGTGCGATCGCGGACGCGAGTACCACGGCAGCGGCCGTCAGTAGCAGCCGAAGGGCGTTGGGTTTCATTGAACAGACCCCGGGGAGTGAGGTGGGTTGGCGAGCGCGCCGTTAGTCGGGTCGCCCGTTGGACGCGGTAGTAGGCTCCGCGGCACGGACCGCGAGATTGGCGTAGTCATCTTCCCGAAATGCGGCCACATCGAAGAAGCGTTATCTGTTCGTACACCGCCCATACCTGTCGGTCAGACGAGTTCAGGAATGGGTCGGCCGTTCTGGGTGACGATCGGGGTGGGCCGGCCCTGCGAGTCTTCCCAGTGGGCGGTCTGGTCGATGCCGAGGTGGTGGAAGACCGTGGCCGCGATGTCCGACGGCCCGACGCGGCGGTCTTGAACGTCGTACCCTTTCGCGTCCGTGCTGCCGATCACCTGGCCCGTCCGCAGCCCGCCCCCGGCGACGAGGGCCGACATGCAGTTCGTCCAGTGGTCGCGGCCGGCATTCTTGTTGACGACGGGGCCGCGGCCGAACTCGCCCATCATCAACACGAGCGTCGAGTCGAGGAGCCCGCGGTCCGCCAGGTCGGTTACGAGCGCGTAAATCACGCGGTCGATCCGCGGCAGGAGCGGCTTCAGCCCCTTCACGATCCCGCCCCACTGAACGTCGTCGCCGTGGTGGTCGAAGTAGCCCCACGCCCCGCTCACGAGGGCGAACGTCGTCCCGGCTTCGACCAGCCGCCGCGCGAGCAGCGCTTTCTCGCCGATGCTGTCGCGGCCGTAGGCGTCGCGGACGCGGGCAGGCTCGTCGTCGAGTTGGAACGCCTTCCGCGCCTTGCCTGAAGTAATCATGTCAAGCGCCCGGCGGGCGTGGCCGTCCATGCGGTCGCCGGCCGCGTCGAGGTCGCTGCGGGCGGCGTCGAGCCGGCGGCGGAGGTCGTCGCGGTCCTGAAGTCGCGGGACGGACACCCCGGCGGGTAGCGCGATTCGCCCGGCGAGGTCCGTGCCTTGCACCGGGTCGTAAGCCGACCCCATGTGCCCGGCGCCCCAGACGTCCGCCTTCCAGCTGTCGGCCAAGCCGACGAACGCCGGGAGGGCCGGGTCATTCGGCCCACGGAACTTGGCCGCGATCGACCCCATCGACGGGTACCCGCCGCCGTCCTTGCCATCGTTCGTCCGGCGGGCAAGGGCGTTGCCAGCTTGCATCGTGATCGGCGTGTGGTCGCTCCCCCGGCAGTCGACCGACCGGATCAGGGTGAGCCGGTCCATGATGTTGGCCTGGAGCGGCAGGTGCTCGCTCACCCGCACGCCCGGGACACGAGTCGGGATCGACCCGAACGGCCCGCGCACCTCTACGGGCGCGGCGGGCTTCGGGTCCCACGAGTCGATGTGACTCAGCCCGCCCGAGAGCCAGAACAGGATCACGGCCGGTTTCTCACGGCTGGCCGCACCTTGCGACTGTGGGCCGACCGCTGCGGCAGCGACGCCCGCGAGGCCGGTGCGAAGGAACCACCGCCGAGAGCCGACCTGGAGGCACCCGGGAGGTACGATCCCCGGCACGGGTTGCAAGTGTGTCACGATCGGTTCCTCTCGGTCAGAACAGTTCGGGAAACGGTCTGCCGTCTTCCATCAGGTGAAACGGTCGCGAGTTGCCAGCGGAGCGCGCCGGAAGAGGAACGGCGGTTGTGGGATGAACGGCGGTCATGCCGGGGGCGTCTCGCGGAACAGACGTACTGGCGGAGGCGTCAAAAATCAGGACGAGCCAGTCAAGCGGGGAGGGAACTGGCTTTGAGGTTGGAAATTGACTTTCGCACGGCGCGCGGCGGGCGTCAAGACACAATCCGTTTTTGGTTATACTTTACGCGTCCAGGAGTGACACATTGTCCCACGTCTGGAATTTGTGGGTCATCAGGGTCGCCAGTTTCTCTCGGTGTTTCGTCGGCAGATCCGCCAAGCAATGGTCGATGGCCTCCTGGAACTTCTTGAAGTCCTGATGGTGGCGGCTGTTCAACGCCTCCTTCTTCACGAACTTCCAGAGTCGCTCGATCAAGTTCAGGTTCGGCGAATACGACGGCAGGAACAACAACTCGATCCCGAGTGCCTTGGCCGTGTGCTCCACCAGCGCGCACCGCTGGTAGCGGGCGTTGTCGAGTACCAGCGTGATCGGCAATGACCCACCGAGGGCCGCGATCTTGCGGAGCAACGCACACACCGAGGTGGCCGTGATGTACGTCGTGTTGATTTCTGTCACCAGCTCGTGCGTGACCGCGTTCAGCGCACCCAGCACGTTGTACCTCTGCCGTCCCGACGCGGCCCGGACATGTAACCGGACGAAGCACCACACCCACCCCAGGAACGACGCCAAGACGAAGTGCGACGCGTCCACGAAGTACACCGTCCGCTTACCGTCGCGGGCTTCCGCCAACTTCGGTTCCAGTTCCGTCTTTTAAAAAATCCGCCTGCGTGCGGGCGTGTTCGTCGACCGTTTTCTTGGGCGGCACCGGGATGGGTGCCACCTTCAGGCATTTCATCCCCAGATCCTCTTTCAAGAACTGGCGCACCCGCGACGCCTTGCGTCGGACGCCCGTCAGGTCCTCGATCCGCCGCGCCGCCTCGTGGGCCGTGTGCGGCGGGTGCCGGCGAAACGCGTCTTCGATCGTCCCGTGATGCGGTGTCAGCGCACTGGGTTGGCCCTTCCAGCCGAACGAT is a window encoding:
- a CDS encoding helix-turn-helix domain-containing protein; the protein is MRPQYSFPEPVVQAIADARYRHPDPRVQERMEILWLKTRNVTHSRIAELANVSRSTVQRTLRIYAAKGLDGVRSFGWKGQPSALTPHHGTIEDAFRRHPPHTAHEAARRIEDLTGVRRKASRVRQFLKEDLGMKCLKVAPIPVPPKKTVDEHARTQADFLKDGTGTEVGGSPRR
- a CDS encoding sialate O-acetylesterase, with protein sequence MKPNALRLLLTAAAVVLASAIAPAEEKAAVPPKQAFQVDGHQAFVIMPQHVDTKRPVPWVWYAPTFPNLPEARENWMFERFLAAGIAIAGVDVGESYGSPSGRKVYTALYKELVANRKFSPKPVLLARSRGGLMLYNWAAENPESVAGIAGIYPVCDLRSYPGLDKACGAYGLTRAELEQQLDKHNPVERLAPLAKAGVPIFHIHGDVDAVVPLKDNSGEVARRYEKLGGKMELKVAKGQGHNLWEGFFQCQELVDFVLAHSAPAKQSNSAPAADKPVRVFILAGQSNMEGKAPNALLDHQAADAKTKDLFTHLRKDDKWAVRDDVFIKFLERKGPLTVGYGSPGRTGPELEFGTVMGDHFTEPVLLVKTAWGGHSLYKNFRPPSAGLPAAAVLDKELKQAQERVKKNNEKNKKNDPLPTMEDIKKDYGTSYQKMLAEVKDVTDNAGSLFPALKGKPLALTGFVWFQGWNDQYGAENEYESNLKHFIHDVRKDLNAPGLPVVIAAMGQNGSKSAKGAMLTIQKAQLAMNDVPEFRGNVKTIRTDVLVDKAAEELYPKWRENQERWKLVGGDFEYHYLGSAIWFNRIGKAMGDAMLELLSGAK
- a CDS encoding IS630 family transposase → MAEARDGKRTVYFVDASHFVLASFLGWVWCFVRLHVRAASGRQRYNVLGALNAVTHELVTEINTTYITATSVCALLRKIAALGGSLPITLVLDNARYQRCALVEHTAKALGIELLFLPSYSPNLNLIERLWKFVKKEALNSRHHQDFKKFQEAIDHCLADLPTKHREKLATLMTHKFQTWDNVSLLDA
- a CDS encoding DUF1501 domain-containing protein yields the protein MTHLQPVPGIVPPGCLQVGSRRWFLRTGLAGVAAAAVGPQSQGAASREKPAVILFWLSGGLSHIDSWDPKPAAPVEVRGPFGSIPTRVPGVRVSEHLPLQANIMDRLTLIRSVDCRGSDHTPITMQAGNALARRTNDGKDGGGYPSMGSIAAKFRGPNDPALPAFVGLADSWKADVWGAGHMGSAYDPVQGTDLAGRIALPAGVSVPRLQDRDDLRRRLDAARSDLDAAGDRMDGHARRALDMITSGKARKAFQLDDEPARVRDAYGRDSIGEKALLARRLVEAGTTFALVSGAWGYFDHHGDDVQWGGIVKGLKPLLPRIDRVIYALVTDLADRGLLDSTLVLMMGEFGRGPVVNKNAGRDHWTNCMSALVAGGGLRTGQVIGSTDAKGYDVQDRRVGPSDIAATVFHHLGIDQTAHWEDSQGRPTPIVTQNGRPIPELV